A genomic segment from Pyxidicoccus trucidator encodes:
- the ccsA gene encoding cytochrome c biogenesis protein CcsA, which produces MNKFIKWGLLALGLGLLGYGWWLGLAWAPPDREMGDVQRIMYVHVPLQWVAMLAMFINFVAAVAFLLKSKASWGLDSTAEASAEIGLLLGTAGMITGAIWGRPTWGVYWSWDPRLTSEAIMLVTYAGYLVLRKFVEDPDKRATWSAVVAIIGAINLPIVWFSVRWWRSLHQVQSSPRTVDPEMVLPLRVSAFGMLFLTLFLMAVRYRQALAERQAEVALPDALPGDIPASLAHNPSKVA; this is translated from the coding sequence ATGAACAAGTTCATCAAGTGGGGCCTGCTGGCGCTCGGCCTGGGCCTGCTCGGTTATGGCTGGTGGCTGGGCCTGGCCTGGGCGCCGCCGGACCGGGAGATGGGGGACGTGCAGCGCATCATGTACGTCCACGTCCCGCTCCAGTGGGTGGCCATGCTGGCCATGTTCATCAACTTCGTGGCGGCGGTGGCGTTCCTGCTCAAGAGCAAGGCGAGCTGGGGGCTGGACTCCACGGCGGAGGCGTCGGCGGAGATTGGCCTGCTGCTGGGCACCGCGGGCATGATTACGGGCGCCATCTGGGGCCGGCCCACGTGGGGCGTCTACTGGTCCTGGGATCCGCGCCTGACGTCGGAAGCCATCATGCTGGTGACGTACGCGGGCTACCTGGTGCTGCGGAAGTTCGTGGAGGACCCGGACAAGCGCGCCACGTGGAGCGCGGTGGTGGCCATCATCGGCGCCATCAACCTGCCGATTGTGTGGTTCTCCGTGCGCTGGTGGCGCAGCCTGCACCAGGTGCAGTCCAGCCCCCGTACGGTGGACCCGGAGATGGTGCTGCCCCTGCGCGTGTCGGCCTTCGGCATGCTCTTCCTCACCCTCTTCCTGATGGCGGTGCGCTACCGCCAGGCCCTGGCCGAGCGCCAGGCCGAGGTGGCCCTGCCGGACGCGCTGCCGGGTGACATACCCGCGTCCCTGGCCCACAACCCCTCGAAGGTGGCCTGA
- the ccmA gene encoding heme ABC exporter ATP-binding protein CcmA, translating into MPPLPAAALALHDVSKRYGRRWALARLTYALPAGRSLLLTGHNGSGKTTLLRLVATALSPTAGRVEVLGRDAVVDRDAVRRDVALLSHASFLYEDLTAEQNLTVLARLLGISSPRDAASALLTRVGLTRRSDTPVRSFSAGMRKRLAIARLLLKAPSIALLDEPFGELDPQGIRDMEGIIAELKAGGVTVILATHLVEQGMSLCEERLHLQDGRAVAA; encoded by the coding sequence ATGCCTCCCCTCCCCGCCGCCGCGCTCGCGCTGCACGACGTCAGCAAGCGTTATGGGCGCCGCTGGGCCCTGGCGCGTCTGACGTACGCGCTCCCCGCGGGCCGCTCCCTGTTGCTTACCGGACACAATGGCTCCGGGAAGACCACCCTGCTGCGCCTCGTGGCCACCGCGCTGAGCCCCACTGCGGGCCGCGTGGAGGTGCTGGGCCGGGACGCGGTGGTGGACCGGGACGCGGTGCGTCGCGACGTGGCGCTCCTGTCCCACGCCAGCTTCCTCTACGAGGACCTCACCGCGGAGCAGAACCTCACCGTGCTGGCGCGGCTGCTCGGCATCTCCTCGCCCCGGGACGCCGCCAGCGCGCTGCTCACCCGCGTGGGCCTCACCCGCCGCTCGGACACCCCGGTGCGCAGCTTCAGCGCCGGCATGCGCAAGCGGCTCGCCATCGCCCGGCTGCTGCTGAAGGCCCCCTCCATCGCCCTGCTGGACGAGCCCTTCGGCGAGTTGGACCCGCAGGGCATCCGCGACATGGAGGGCATCATCGCGGAATTGAAGGCCGGCGGCGTCACCGTCATCCTCGCCACCCACCTCGTCGAGCAGGGCATGTCCCTGTGCGAGGAGCGCCTCCACCTGCAGGACGGACGGGCGGTGGCCGCATGA
- a CDS encoding TlpA family protein disulfide reductase → MGRWRYTLGFVALSVGLIAVLYKGFGRNPHEVPFMMKGQAAPTFALRALDTGERVSLEDLKGRPVVINFWASWCGPCQMEHPVLEWGAREFGSQAVFLGVVFEDTEDNARQFLQRFGASFPQLVDPRSRMAVDYGVAGVPETYFIDPKGIIQGKHVGPIDPQTLATRIRELTGSAPSTPVEANR, encoded by the coding sequence ATGGGACGCTGGCGCTACACCCTGGGCTTCGTGGCCCTCAGCGTGGGCCTCATCGCCGTGCTCTACAAGGGCTTCGGCCGCAACCCGCACGAGGTGCCCTTCATGATGAAGGGCCAGGCCGCTCCGACGTTCGCCCTGCGCGCGCTGGACACCGGCGAGCGGGTGAGTCTGGAAGACTTGAAGGGCCGCCCGGTGGTCATCAACTTCTGGGCGTCCTGGTGCGGGCCGTGCCAGATGGAGCACCCGGTGCTGGAGTGGGGCGCCCGCGAGTTCGGCTCGCAGGCGGTGTTCCTCGGCGTCGTCTTCGAGGACACCGAGGACAACGCGCGCCAGTTCCTCCAGCGGTTCGGCGCCAGCTTCCCGCAGTTGGTGGACCCGCGCTCGCGCATGGCGGTGGACTACGGCGTGGCCGGCGTGCCGGAGACGTACTTCATCGACCCGAAGGGCATCATCCAGGGCAAGCACGTGGGCCCCATCGACCCGCAGACGCTCGCCACGCGCATCCGCGAGCTGACGGGGAGCGCGCCTTCCACCCCCGTCGAGGCGAACCGCTAG
- a CDS encoding peptidoglycan-binding domain-containing protein codes for MVSPRTAEIRTGSTSTFTLKQKRLHLVLLDPREAPYAGHEYVLTVGRTEHRGRTAADGSLSHEVPALPSGELVLNLPAPPAPPGPTPAPVSVAPPGAPPPYPPPVSDTDFPDASPARSKRKSGPEPVTLRWALQLHPLMSFDADALRAAQERLHNLGFPADGERGAPGPRTRAAVRAFQRSHGLPETGQLADVQRELIRHHDA; via the coding sequence ATGGTCAGCCCTAGGACGGCAGAGATCAGGACAGGAAGCACGAGCACCTTCACGCTCAAGCAGAAGCGCCTGCACCTCGTCCTGCTGGACCCACGCGAGGCGCCCTATGCCGGCCACGAGTACGTGCTCACCGTGGGCCGGACGGAGCACCGGGGCAGGACGGCCGCGGACGGCTCGCTCTCCCACGAGGTGCCCGCCCTCCCCAGCGGTGAGCTGGTGCTGAACCTCCCCGCGCCCCCGGCGCCCCCCGGGCCCACGCCCGCCCCCGTCTCGGTGGCCCCACCCGGAGCGCCACCACCCTACCCGCCCCCCGTCTCCGACACGGACTTCCCGGACGCGAGCCCCGCCCGCTCGAAGCGGAAGTCAGGGCCAGAGCCGGTGACGCTGCGCTGGGCGCTTCAGCTTCACCCGCTGATGAGCTTCGACGCGGACGCGCTTCGCGCCGCGCAGGAGCGCCTGCACAACCTGGGCTTCCCCGCCGACGGTGAGCGTGGTGCCCCAGGGCCTCGCACCCGGGCCGCGGTCCGCGCCTTCCAGCGCAGCCATGGCCTGCCGGAGACCGGGCAGCTCGCGGACGTACAGCGCGAGCTCATCCGCCACCACGACGCCTGA
- a CDS encoding zinc ribbon domain-containing protein, whose product MRCPECGEAGDGRLKYCENCGAKMPVSAQATGSRPALRSSGPKRGASEPAYAAEILEEVDAHSRPYPVGEAAAAPELDPEDKTDPGRSRPAYDGPKWLAHVPAHSPTVAGVGLLAVALVLGILPFFSGPGVPGSLLALVAGAVLVARELREAGEAPGFTELVPEVLLRPEAGALSTVVLAAVAVRTLGLGLTPLLWLAGAGLVVHSQWRKVIVGEDGVAHYFEPRQLLLMPRLVALVGVTVCLLSLFTPWGVLNPSLPTLPDNAPVPQGPPELRVINARRPSDDVLYAGASRVTLSGWDMPASVVAELALLAVLALLALRPEVERPSWARFVPVGAVGLALVWAVVNISLRPGPIGFIVGLGAVGILAVIELREGGLAAVVPEPPPPEFDDSEQG is encoded by the coding sequence ATGCGGTGCCCGGAGTGCGGCGAGGCCGGCGATGGCCGGCTGAAGTACTGCGAGAACTGCGGCGCGAAGATGCCGGTGTCCGCCCAGGCCACCGGCTCGCGTCCGGCGCTGCGCTCCTCGGGGCCCAAGCGTGGGGCCTCGGAGCCCGCGTACGCGGCGGAGATCCTCGAGGAGGTGGACGCCCACTCCCGGCCCTACCCCGTCGGCGAGGCCGCCGCCGCGCCCGAGCTGGACCCGGAGGACAAGACGGACCCCGGGCGCTCGCGGCCCGCGTATGACGGCCCGAAGTGGCTGGCCCACGTGCCCGCGCACTCGCCCACCGTGGCGGGCGTGGGGCTGCTGGCCGTGGCGCTGGTGCTGGGCATCCTCCCCTTCTTCTCCGGCCCGGGCGTGCCCGGCTCGCTGCTGGCGCTGGTGGCCGGCGCGGTGCTGGTGGCGCGCGAGCTGCGCGAGGCCGGCGAGGCGCCCGGCTTCACCGAGCTGGTGCCGGAGGTGCTGCTGCGCCCCGAGGCCGGCGCGCTGTCCACGGTGGTGCTGGCGGCCGTCGCGGTGCGGACGCTGGGCCTGGGCCTCACCCCGCTGCTGTGGCTGGCGGGCGCGGGGCTCGTCGTCCATTCGCAGTGGCGGAAGGTCATCGTCGGCGAGGACGGCGTGGCCCACTACTTCGAGCCGCGCCAGCTGCTGCTCATGCCCCGGCTGGTGGCGCTGGTGGGCGTGACGGTGTGCCTGCTGTCGCTCTTCACACCGTGGGGCGTGCTCAACCCGTCCCTGCCCACGCTCCCGGACAACGCCCCCGTGCCGCAGGGGCCTCCGGAGCTGCGCGTCATCAACGCCCGGCGGCCGTCGGACGACGTGCTCTACGCCGGGGCCAGCCGCGTCACCCTGTCCGGCTGGGACATGCCGGCGTCGGTGGTGGCGGAGCTGGCGCTGCTGGCCGTGCTCGCGCTGCTGGCGCTGCGCCCGGAGGTGGAGCGTCCTTCCTGGGCGCGCTTCGTGCCCGTGGGCGCGGTGGGCCTGGCCCTCGTCTGGGCGGTGGTGAATATCAGCCTGCGTCCGGGCCCCATCGGCTTCATCGTGGGCCTGGGCGCGGTGGGCATACTCGCCGTCATCGAGTTGCGGGAGGGCGGCCTGGCTGCAGTGGTGCCGGAGCCTCCCCCGCCCGAGTTCGATGACTCGGAGCAGGGGTAG
- a CDS encoding heme lyase CcmF/NrfE family subunit yields MNGTVGYGLVLGGLAFAAFGAIVGLATGMRRSEAGFPWVMRAVWGFAACMVGANLVMVNALLTHDFSVKYVAQVGSRDTPVLYTIVSLWSALEGSILFWGLIMAGYIAAFAFIHRREHARYMQLALGTMLAVGVFFAFLIAGPANPWGAVFPVPADGPGPNPLLQNHILMVIHPPMLYLGYVGMTVPFGVAVAGLLRGEIGEAWMAPLRRWTMVAWAFLSIGIILGAWWAYAVLGWGGYWAWDPVENASFLPWLTATAFMHSTMVQERKRMLKLWTLSLALASFVLTILGTFMTRSGIFNSVHSFTQSDIGPTFLVFLGVLLVVCIGLLASRGHLLAPEGRLSSPMSRETSILVNNLVFVAITFTVLLGTLYPLVSEAVRGVRVSVGEPYFNKMAVPGGIAVLFLMGVGPVLPWGTPDKATLRRQFIIPAVVGLLVTAACYAWGLRGVYPLMTFGLAAFVTVITVRELVSPVRVRMSERKEGLFTALVTSATKAQRRFGGYVVHLGIVLIIVAVAASSAYVKHTSGTVRKGESLELDGYQMKYLGLVSGEEPHRTFVAARLEVTAPNGSTLEQRPRLNYYERSTDPIGTPAVRETAAEDLYISLMAFSEQSGTASFNVWVFPLVGWIWWSIPLLVLGTLISIWPRRKTAVAMATAPGVGASPPLAGGDAERGAA; encoded by the coding sequence GTGAACGGAACCGTCGGATACGGCCTGGTGCTGGGAGGGCTCGCGTTCGCGGCCTTCGGCGCCATTGTAGGCCTGGCCACCGGGATGCGCCGCAGTGAGGCGGGCTTCCCGTGGGTGATGCGCGCGGTGTGGGGCTTCGCCGCCTGCATGGTGGGCGCGAACCTGGTCATGGTGAACGCGCTCCTCACGCATGACTTCAGCGTGAAGTACGTGGCGCAGGTGGGCAGCCGGGACACCCCGGTGCTGTACACGATTGTGTCGCTGTGGAGCGCCCTGGAGGGGTCCATCCTCTTCTGGGGGCTCATCATGGCCGGGTACATCGCCGCCTTCGCCTTCATCCACCGGCGCGAGCACGCGCGGTACATGCAACTGGCGCTGGGCACCATGCTGGCGGTGGGCGTGTTCTTCGCCTTCCTCATCGCCGGCCCGGCCAACCCGTGGGGCGCCGTGTTCCCGGTGCCGGCGGACGGCCCCGGCCCCAACCCGCTGCTGCAGAACCACATCCTCATGGTCATCCACCCGCCCATGCTCTACCTGGGCTACGTGGGCATGACGGTGCCCTTCGGCGTCGCGGTGGCGGGCCTGCTGCGCGGCGAGATTGGCGAGGCGTGGATGGCGCCCCTGCGCCGGTGGACGATGGTGGCGTGGGCCTTCCTGTCCATCGGCATCATCCTCGGCGCGTGGTGGGCCTACGCCGTGCTCGGCTGGGGCGGCTACTGGGCGTGGGACCCGGTGGAGAACGCGTCCTTCCTGCCGTGGCTGACGGCGACGGCGTTCATGCACTCCACCATGGTGCAGGAGCGCAAGCGGATGCTGAAGCTGTGGACGCTCAGCCTCGCGCTCGCGTCCTTCGTGCTGACGATTCTGGGCACGTTCATGACGCGCTCGGGCATCTTCAACTCGGTGCACTCCTTCACCCAGTCGGACATCGGGCCCACCTTCCTGGTGTTCCTCGGCGTGCTGCTGGTGGTGTGCATCGGCCTGCTGGCGTCGCGAGGCCACCTGCTGGCGCCGGAAGGCCGGCTGAGCTCGCCGATGTCGCGTGAGACGAGCATCCTGGTGAACAACCTGGTGTTCGTGGCGATTACCTTCACGGTGCTGCTGGGCACGCTGTACCCGCTGGTGTCCGAGGCCGTGCGCGGCGTCCGCGTCAGCGTGGGCGAGCCCTACTTCAACAAGATGGCGGTGCCGGGCGGCATCGCCGTGCTCTTCCTGATGGGCGTGGGCCCGGTGCTGCCGTGGGGCACGCCGGACAAGGCCACGCTGCGCCGGCAGTTCATCATCCCCGCGGTGGTGGGGCTGCTGGTGACGGCGGCCTGCTACGCCTGGGGGCTGCGCGGCGTCTACCCGCTGATGACGTTCGGCCTGGCGGCCTTCGTCACCGTCATCACCGTGCGCGAGCTGGTGTCGCCGGTGCGGGTGCGCATGTCCGAGCGCAAGGAGGGCCTCTTCACCGCGCTGGTGACGAGCGCCACCAAGGCGCAGCGCCGCTTCGGCGGCTACGTGGTGCACCTGGGCATCGTCCTCATCATCGTCGCCGTGGCGGCCTCGTCCGCGTACGTGAAGCACACGTCCGGCACGGTGCGGAAGGGCGAGTCGCTGGAGCTGGACGGCTACCAGATGAAGTACCTGGGGCTGGTCAGCGGCGAGGAGCCGCACCGCACCTTCGTGGCGGCGCGCCTGGAAGTCACCGCGCCCAACGGGAGCACGCTCGAGCAGCGGCCGCGCCTGAACTACTACGAGCGGAGCACGGACCCCATCGGCACCCCGGCGGTGCGCGAGACGGCGGCCGAGGACCTCTACATCTCGCTGATGGCCTTCTCCGAGCAGTCCGGCACGGCGAGCTTCAACGTCTGGGTCTTCCCGCTGGTGGGGTGGATCTGGTGGAGCATTCCCCTGCTGGTGCTGGGCACGCTCATCTCCATCTGGCCGCGCCGCAAGACGGCGGTGGCGATGGCCACGGCGCCTGGCGTGGGCGCGTCGCCTCCGCTGGCCGGTGGGGACGCGGAGCGGGGGGCGGCTTAA
- the exoL gene encoding spore coat polysaccharide deacetylase ExoL produces the protein MAAYRRSQSGGRRILIVSYHRVVSDFTGELQRSIPGLLISQETFRKHLEEANAAGYELASIGDAVDVMSGRRVAKKDLCVVTFDDGYRDVYRYAYPVLKQMGVPAITYLPTAFIGTNKRFNHDRLFHLLRRVQERRFRPVYDTLPSPSLELLGPILSGQKTVSSALDDFIGEHPTRVLTDIIDALEQQLGGGPDLVPEQGDVMNWDEVRRMARDGFEFGAHTLGHTVLTLEPQQVVEREILESKHTIEREVGITVRDFAYCNGWYSDEVIRVLSSNGFRSGVTTEDFANRIGGDPFTLKRKVLWENFSLGMTGDYSSSLTACQFDDCFGVLGMNHPVPGKRPHQGANAAVANPAVMANILAPEAASSPVKEVP, from the coding sequence ATGGCGGCGTATCGCCGCTCCCAGTCCGGTGGGCGGCGCATCCTCATCGTCAGCTACCACCGCGTGGTGAGCGACTTCACGGGGGAGCTGCAGCGCTCCATTCCCGGGCTGCTCATCTCCCAGGAGACGTTCCGCAAGCACCTGGAGGAGGCGAACGCGGCCGGCTACGAGTTGGCCTCCATCGGCGACGCGGTGGACGTCATGTCCGGCCGGCGCGTCGCGAAGAAGGACCTGTGTGTCGTGACGTTTGATGACGGCTATCGCGACGTGTACCGGTACGCGTACCCCGTCCTGAAGCAGATGGGCGTGCCGGCAATCACGTACCTGCCCACGGCCTTCATCGGCACCAACAAGCGCTTCAACCATGACCGGCTCTTCCACCTGCTGCGCCGCGTCCAGGAGCGCCGCTTCCGCCCTGTCTACGACACGCTGCCCTCTCCGTCGCTGGAGCTGCTCGGGCCCATCCTCTCCGGACAGAAGACGGTGTCGTCGGCGCTGGACGACTTCATCGGCGAGCACCCCACGCGCGTGCTGACGGACATCATCGACGCGCTGGAGCAGCAGCTCGGCGGCGGGCCGGACCTGGTGCCGGAGCAGGGCGACGTCATGAACTGGGACGAGGTGCGCCGCATGGCGCGCGACGGCTTCGAGTTCGGCGCGCACACCCTGGGCCACACCGTGCTGACGCTGGAGCCGCAGCAGGTGGTGGAGCGCGAAATCCTCGAGTCCAAGCACACCATCGAGCGCGAGGTGGGCATCACCGTCCGCGACTTCGCCTACTGCAACGGCTGGTACTCGGACGAGGTCATCCGCGTGCTGTCGTCCAACGGCTTCCGCTCGGGTGTGACGACGGAGGACTTCGCCAACCGCATCGGTGGGGACCCGTTCACCCTCAAGCGCAAGGTGCTGTGGGAGAACTTCAGCCTGGGCATGACGGGGGACTACTCGTCGTCGCTCACCGCCTGCCAGTTCGACGACTGCTTCGGGGTGCTGGGCATGAACCATCCGGTTCCGGGCAAGCGCCCGCACCAGGGTGCCAATGCGGCAGTGGCG
- a CDS encoding tetratricopeptide repeat protein, whose translation MQPQTTNWLPGIIVLAVAFVAAAVWLLFMRSRGALATNEPRDGAMDDLTQRAQTLIDQLRALEADKHNLGAEQYAAEKSRLEREAASALRAKDEHLKRKASGEGARTRAPAPVATGWAARNPQLMGAVWGAGIVLFFGGLGYLLVSEQQPRTEGREATGRVPPGGPQEQQQGDGMGGQQESPDMVEARARLQSNAGDVESAALLSHELIRRQEFEEAAKVAAKGLAADPFHVELRVHRGVLRATQGDLPGAEAELTELVDTWPDAQEALIFLGSLALRRGDKEKALEHFERFAVEVPRNMQPPQLGPAIAQLRAEVAGGGLP comes from the coding sequence ATGCAGCCGCAGACGACCAACTGGTTGCCCGGAATCATCGTGCTCGCGGTCGCCTTCGTGGCCGCCGCCGTCTGGCTCCTCTTCATGCGCAGCCGGGGCGCGCTCGCGACGAACGAGCCTCGCGATGGCGCGATGGATGACCTGACCCAGCGCGCGCAGACGCTCATCGACCAGCTCCGCGCGCTGGAGGCGGACAAGCACAACCTGGGCGCCGAGCAGTACGCGGCGGAGAAGTCCCGCCTGGAGCGCGAGGCCGCCTCCGCGCTGCGCGCCAAGGACGAGCACCTGAAGCGCAAGGCGTCGGGCGAGGGCGCGCGGACGCGGGCTCCCGCTCCGGTGGCCACCGGCTGGGCGGCGCGCAACCCGCAGCTCATGGGCGCCGTGTGGGGCGCGGGCATCGTGCTGTTCTTCGGCGGGCTGGGCTACCTGCTCGTGTCCGAGCAGCAGCCGCGCACGGAGGGCCGCGAGGCCACGGGCCGGGTGCCGCCGGGTGGACCGCAGGAGCAGCAGCAGGGAGACGGCATGGGCGGGCAGCAGGAGAGCCCGGACATGGTGGAGGCCCGCGCGCGCCTGCAGTCGAACGCCGGTGACGTGGAGTCCGCCGCGCTGCTGAGCCATGAGCTCATCCGCCGCCAGGAGTTCGAGGAGGCGGCGAAGGTGGCCGCGAAGGGCCTGGCCGCGGACCCGTTCCACGTCGAGCTGCGCGTGCACCGGGGCGTGCTGCGCGCCACGCAGGGCGACCTGCCGGGCGCGGAGGCCGAGCTGACGGAGCTGGTGGACACGTGGCCGGACGCGCAGGAGGCGCTCATCTTCCTGGGCAGCCTCGCGCTGCGGCGCGGAGACAAGGAGAAGGCGCTGGAGCACTTCGAGCGCTTCGCCGTCGAGGTGCCGCGCAACATGCAGCCGCCGCAGCTGGGGCCCGCGATTGCCCAGCTCCGCGCCGAAGTCGCTGGCGGCGGCCTGCCGTGA
- a CDS encoding heme exporter protein CcmB, giving the protein MSAPAPRPRAIGLVPATLALLRKDLLIEWRTRARLNAIIFFALATLLMFSFALGPDTKLLEKNAGGYFWLAILFASVLALGESFRVEAENACMDGVRLAPADARAIFLSKAVGNALLLTALGALLVPVMVALYGVRIVTSVADLGLILLLGCLALSAPGTVYAAISSNARARDVLLPLLLFPLVIPALLSATKATTLVLQGDPMNQLNSWLGLLGGFNLIYWGVGFLLFPRIIED; this is encoded by the coding sequence ATGAGCGCCCCGGCTCCACGTCCCCGCGCCATCGGCCTCGTCCCCGCCACCCTGGCCCTGCTGCGCAAGGATTTGCTCATCGAGTGGCGCACCCGCGCGCGCCTCAACGCCATCATCTTCTTCGCGCTGGCCACGCTGCTGATGTTCTCCTTCGCGCTCGGGCCGGACACGAAGCTGCTGGAGAAGAACGCGGGCGGCTACTTCTGGCTCGCCATCCTCTTCGCCAGCGTGCTCGCCCTGGGTGAGTCCTTCCGCGTCGAAGCGGAGAACGCGTGCATGGACGGCGTGCGGCTCGCCCCCGCCGACGCGCGCGCCATCTTCCTCTCCAAGGCGGTGGGCAACGCCCTCCTCCTGACGGCCCTGGGCGCCCTGCTCGTCCCCGTCATGGTGGCCCTGTACGGCGTCCGCATCGTCACCAGCGTGGCGGACCTGGGCCTCATCCTCCTGCTCGGCTGCCTGGCACTCAGCGCGCCGGGTACCGTCTACGCGGCCATTTCCAGCAACGCCCGGGCTCGGGACGTGCTGCTGCCTCTGCTATTGTTCCCGCTCGTCATCCCGGCCCTCCTCTCCGCGACCAAGGCGACCACCCTGGTGCTTCAAGGAGACCCCATGAATCAGTTGAACTCATGGCTGGGACTGTTGGGCGGCTTCAATCTGATTTACTGGGGCGTAGGCTTCCTGCTGTTCCCGCGGATCATCGAGGACTGA
- a CDS encoding cytochrome c maturation protein CcmE, protein MSPVARNRLIALGALLVAGAGLAFVAFGNIGENLVYYWSPSEMLGQGNKAYSATIRLGGVVQPGSIQWNEQHTTLHFRVADDVKDGAPSVLVRSTETPPQMFRDKIGVVVEGTYDKSGVFSSNRLMVNHSNEYRAPKEGEDPNKWRETLSDATTASVGTK, encoded by the coding sequence ATGTCGCCTGTCGCCCGGAACCGACTCATCGCCCTCGGGGCCCTGCTCGTCGCGGGGGCCGGACTGGCCTTCGTGGCCTTCGGCAACATCGGGGAGAACCTCGTCTACTACTGGAGCCCCTCGGAGATGCTGGGCCAGGGTAACAAGGCCTACTCGGCCACCATCCGCCTGGGCGGCGTGGTGCAGCCGGGCAGCATCCAGTGGAACGAGCAGCACACCACGCTGCACTTCCGCGTGGCGGACGATGTCAAGGACGGCGCGCCCAGCGTGCTGGTGCGCTCCACGGAGACGCCTCCGCAGATGTTCCGCGACAAGATTGGCGTCGTGGTGGAGGGCACCTACGACAAGTCCGGCGTCTTCAGCTCCAACCGGCTGATGGTCAACCACTCCAACGAGTACCGCGCCCCCAAGGAGGGCGAGGACCCGAACAAGTGGCGGGAGACGCTCTCCGACGCCACCACCGCCAGCGTGGGGACGAAGTGA
- a CDS encoding cytochrome c-type biogenesis protein — MTAALLSLTLAFSLFTGQYAPQQGGSNPLKPELEVRVQALGKQLRCAVCQGVSIADSPASMARAQLDTVRELVAEGKTDQEVVDYFVARYGEWVLLEPTAQGFNWFVWLGPVALVAIGGFVIWRQLQRGPPEAQPSQQTAAPADPAGTPAPDDADPYLQAVRRELER; from the coding sequence ATGACCGCAGCCCTCCTGTCACTCACCCTCGCCTTCAGCCTCTTCACCGGCCAGTACGCGCCCCAGCAGGGCGGGAGCAATCCCCTCAAGCCGGAGCTGGAGGTTCGCGTCCAGGCGCTCGGCAAGCAGCTGCGCTGCGCCGTGTGCCAGGGCGTCTCCATCGCCGACAGCCCGGCCTCCATGGCGCGCGCCCAGCTCGACACCGTGCGTGAGCTGGTGGCCGAGGGGAAGACGGACCAGGAAGTCGTCGACTACTTCGTCGCCCGGTACGGCGAGTGGGTGCTGCTGGAGCCCACCGCCCAGGGCTTCAACTGGTTCGTCTGGCTGGGCCCGGTGGCGCTCGTCGCGATTGGCGGCTTCGTCATCTGGCGACAGCTCCAGCGTGGGCCTCCCGAGGCGCAGCCTTCGCAGCAGACCGCGGCCCCGGCCGACCCGGCGGGGACTCCCGCGCCGGATGACGCAGACCCGTACCTCCAGGCCGTGCGCCGGGAGCTGGAGCGCTAA